The following coding sequences are from one Lolium rigidum isolate FL_2022 chromosome 6, APGP_CSIRO_Lrig_0.1, whole genome shotgun sequence window:
- the LOC124666700 gene encoding UDP-glycosyltransferase 73C5-like, which yields MAATNLHFFLVPLVAQGHIIPMVDLARILAARGPRVTVVTTPVNAARNRAAVDAANRAGIAVELVELPFPGPQLGIPEGLEAIDQLDKEHITFFHAIWKMAEPLEEYIRALPRRPDCLIADACNPWTAGVCELFDIPRLVMHCPSAYYLLAVHNLFAHGVYDTVGDEDMAPFEVPDFPVRAVGNKATFRGFFQFPGIEKEQRDMIHAEATADGLLINTFRGVEGVFVDAYAAALGRRTWAVGSTCASLTMDDDAKAGRGNRADVDASRIVSWLDARPPASVMYISFGSIARLPAKQLAELARGLENSGRPFVWAIKEAKSDAAVRTLLDDEGFEERVKDRGLLVRGWAPQVTILSHPAVGGFLTHCGWNATLEAISHGVPALTWPSFCDQFSSERLLVDVLGIGVRSGVKVPVMNVPEEAEGVQVASGDVEKVIAELMDDWPEGAARRCRAKDLAAEARATMEEGGSSYCDLTDMISFVSELSRKRTHERDTSWTTQPMHFTAAELGHNKGEKIEADAALVVQS from the coding sequence ATGGCGGCGACGAACCTACACTTCTTTCTGGTGCCGCTGGTGGCGCAGGGACATATCATCCCCATGGTGGACCTGGCGCGCATCCTCGCCGCGCGCGGGCCACGGGTCACTGTCGTCACCACGCCCGTCAACGCCGCGCGCAACAGGGCCGCCGTGGATGCTGCCAACAGGGCAGGCATCGCTGTGGAGCTCGTCGAGCTCCCGTTCCCCGGCCCGCAGCTCGGGATCCCGGAGGGGCTGGAGGCCATCGACCAGCTCGACAAGGAACATATCACCTTCTTCCACGCCATCTGGAAGATGGCCGAGCCGCTGGAGGAGTACATTCGGGCGCTGCCCCGCCGGCCGGACTGCCTCATCGCCGACGCGTGCAACCCTTGGACAGCGGGGGTGTGCGAACTTTTCGACATCCCTAGGCTTGTGATGCACTGCCCGTCCGCCTACTACCTCCTCGCCGTGCACAACCTGTTCGCGCACGGCGTGTACGACACCGTCGGTGACGAAGACATGGCGCCGTTCGAGGTGCCGGACTTCCCTGTGCGCGCCGTCGGGAACAAGGCCACCTTCCGGGGCTTCTTTCAGTTCCCCGGCATCGAGAAGGAGCAGCGCGACATGATCCACGCCGAGGCCACCGCCGACGGCCTGCTGATCAACACGTTCCGGGGCGTCGAGGGCGTTTTCGTCGACGCGTACGCCGCCGCGCTCGGCCGGAGGACGTGGGCAGTCGGGTCGACATGCGCCTCCTTGACCATGGACGACGATGCCAAGGCCGGCCGCGGCAACCGCGCCGATGTAGACGCCAGCCGTATCGTCTCGTGGCTCGACGCCCGGCCGCCGGCGTCCGTGATGTACATCAGCTTCGGCAGCATCGCGAGGCTGCCGGCAAAGCAGCTCGCAGAGCTCGCACGAGGACTCGAGAATTCCGGGCGGCCGTTCGTGTGGGCCATCAAAGAGGCAAAGTCCGACGCCGCCGTGAGGACGCTGCTCGACGACGAAGGGTTCGAGGAGCGTGTCAAGGACAGGGGCCTCCTGGTGCGCGGGTGGGCGCCGCAGGTGACCATCCTCTCGCACCCGGCGGTGGGTGGTTTCCTCACGCACTGCGGCTGGAACGCAACGCTGGAGGCCATCTCCCATGGCGTGCCGGCACTGACGTGGCCCAGCTTCTGCGACCAGTTTTCCAGTGAGAGGCTACTGGTGGACGTGCTCGGCATCGGCGTCAGGTCCGGCGTCAAGGTGCCCGTCATGAACGTCCCCGAGGAGGCCGAGGGCGTTCAGGTGGCGAGCGGCGACGTGGAGAAAGTGATCGCCGAGCTGATGGACGACTGGCCGGAGGGGGCGGCCAGAAGGTGCAGGGCCAAGGACCTCGCCGCGGAGGCGAGAGCGACCATGGAGGAAGGTGGGTCGTCGTACTGCGACCTGACGGACATGATCAGCTTCGTGTCGGAGCTTTCGAGGAAGAGAACCCATGAGAGGGACACAAGCTGGACGACCCAGCCTATGCATTTTACGGCGGCGGAGCTCGGACACAACAAGGGCGAGAAGATCGAAGCCGACGCTGCATTGGTAGTACAGTCCTAA
- the LOC124661535 gene encoding lipase-like, with amino-acid sequence MKKFVRSLMLGALDLAELLVSAAIHLSYGFYIFAAAVGRDLLSRVLVEGRNSDAAASKDAGDDEDAVLDGAVPPIVLVHGVFGFGKGRLGGLSYFAGAEKKDDRVLVPDLGSLASVHDRARELFYYLKGGRVDYGEEHSKMYGHARFGRAYHRGHYPMWDEEHPAHFVGHSAGAQVIRLLQQMLHDKAFEGYEDSSENWVLSVTSLSGALNGTTRSYLDGIRPEDSRSLRPICLAHVCRVGITLYHWLDSPWLKRYYDFGFDHFDMSWRVVGLSVLPSLLAGTRGPFATGDWIMSDLTVQGAARMNAGVRTFPSTFYFSYASRRTARVRGVTVPSGVLRIHPLLLIRVLQMCRWRHPTDAEPPCEGYRDEDWEDNDGALNTISMTHPRIPVEHPSLFVEYDSDCHPLQPGIWYYKIVEADHMTFVINRHRGGVQFDLIYDSIFQNCRKHVFRTAPPPTLSNQNSTARRSASSPRQGTPPGWPDSLPMWRQQAWRSGLWSSTSRAPSSAYRTGARTST; translated from the exons ATGAAGAAGTTCGTGAGGTCGTTGATGCTAGGCGCCCTGGACCTGGCTGAGCTTCTCGTCAGCGCAGCCATCCACTTGTCCTACGGATTCTACATCTTCGCTGCCGCCGTGGGCCGCGACCTCCTCTCCCGAGTTCTGGTGGAGGGTCGCAATAGCGATGCCGCAGCGTCGAAggacgccggcgacgacgaggacgccGTGCTCGATGGTGCGGTGCCCCCGATCGTCCTGGTCCACGGCGTCTTCGGCTTCGGCAAAGGT CGGCTGGGCGGGCTGTCGTACTTCGCCGGCGCGGAGAAGAAGGACGACCGGGTGCTGGTGCCGGACCTAGGATCGCTGGCGAGCGTGCACGACAGGGCTCGGGAGCTCTTCTACTACCTGAAAGGAGGCCGGGTGGATTACGGGGAGGAGCACAGCAAGATGTACGGGCACGCTCGCTTCGGCAGAGCCTACCATCGCG GGCACTACCCAATGTGGGACGAGGAGCACCCGGCCCACTTCGTTGGCCACTCGGCCGGCGCGCAGGTCATCCGGCTCCTGCAGCAGATGCTCCATGACAAG GCGTTCGAGGGGTACGAAGACAGCTCCGAGAACTGGGTGCTGAGCGTCACCTCCCTATCCGGCGCACTCAACGGCACCACGCGATCCTACCTCGACGGAATACGTCCTGAAGATAGCAGGTCTCTGAGGCCCATCTGCCTGGCACACGTCTGTCGGGTAGGCATCACCCTCTACCACTGGCTCGACTCACCCTGGCTCAAGCGCTACTACGACTTCGGCTTCGACCACTTCGACATGTCATGGCGCGTGGTCGGCCTGTCGGTCCTGCCCAGCCTCCTCGCCGGCACCAGGGGGCCGTTCGCTACGGGAGACTGGATCATGTCGGACCTCACCGTCCAGGGCGCCGCGAGGATGAACGCCGGCGTGCGCACGTTCCCCAGCACCTTCTACTTCAGCTACGCCAGCAGGCGCACGGCAAGAGTGCGCGGTGTCACCGTGCCCTCCGGCGTGCTGCGTATCCACCCGCTGCTGCTCATACGCGTCTTGCAGATGTGCCGGTGGCGCCACCCCACCGACGCGGAGCCCCCATGCGAAGGCTACAG GGATGAAGATTGGGAGGACAACGACGGTGCGCTGAACACGATCTCGATGACGCACCCTCGGATTCCGGTGGAGCATCCGAGCCTCTTCGTCGAGTATGATTCGGATTGCCACCCACTTCAGCCGGGCATCTGGTATTACAAGATCGTGGAGGCTGATCACATGACGTTTGTGATCAACCGGCACAGAGGAGGCGTGCAGTTCGACCTCATCTACGACAGCATCTTCCAGAACTGCAGGAAACATGTGTTTAGAACCGCTCCACCACCTACGCTTTCAAATCAAAACTC CACGGCGCGCAGGTCAGCTTCATCACCACGCCAGGGAACGCCTCCAGGTTGGCCGGATTCGCTGCCGATGTGGAGACAGCAGGCCTGGCGGTCCGGCTTGTGGAGCTCCACTTCCCGAGCGCCGAGTTCGGCCTACCGGACGGGTGCGAGAACATCGACATGA